In the genome of Hyphomonas sp. Mor2, one region contains:
- a CDS encoding serine protease: protein MLRWIPDWILYALALGVVLWAVFSEGSDDAPPPPPEAIQQEGAMLPPPSAFDERVLVQVTTPKSGIGTAFAINDEGQWLTARHVVDGCNEVSLLVAPGQYAPARSVVVSERYDLALIETETSPNPAPLNTDNDLRIGTYGFHVGYPQGRPGEAASRLMARSNLISRGQRSNSESVLAWAETGRTRGLMGSLGGLSGGPVYDQAGNVRGVIIAESARRGRIYTAAPETVANFIKATGIETLGEAPRNFSKETYGREADHARRNLQVVKVACSVEE, encoded by the coding sequence GTGCTGAGATGGATACCTGACTGGATACTCTATGCCCTGGCGCTCGGTGTCGTGTTGTGGGCGGTCTTCTCCGAAGGCTCAGACGATGCGCCGCCACCGCCCCCAGAGGCGATTCAGCAGGAAGGCGCGATGCTGCCACCGCCTTCAGCGTTCGATGAGCGCGTTCTGGTCCAGGTCACGACCCCAAAGAGCGGCATTGGGACCGCCTTCGCGATCAATGATGAGGGCCAATGGCTCACCGCCCGGCACGTGGTCGATGGCTGCAATGAAGTCTCCTTGCTCGTCGCGCCCGGCCAATACGCTCCGGCCCGCAGCGTGGTTGTGTCTGAGCGATACGACCTGGCCCTGATCGAGACGGAAACCAGCCCGAACCCGGCACCTCTGAACACAGACAATGATCTGCGCATCGGCACCTACGGATTCCATGTCGGATATCCGCAGGGACGTCCGGGGGAAGCGGCCTCCCGGTTGATGGCACGCTCAAACCTGATTTCGCGCGGCCAGCGCTCGAACAGCGAATCGGTCCTGGCCTGGGCCGAAACAGGGCGCACGCGGGGCCTGATGGGGTCGCTCGGCGGCCTCAGCGGCGGACCGGTCTATGACCAGGCCGGCAATGTCCGCGGCGTGATCATCGCCGAAAGCGCACGCCGCGGCCGGATCTACACGGCGGCGCCGGAAACCGTCGCGAATTTTATCAAGGCGACCGGCATCGAGACGCTTGGCGAGGCACCGCGTAACTTCTCGAAAGAGACCTATGGCCGCGAAGCCGATCACGCGCGGCGCAATCTGCAAGTCGTCAAAGTCGCCTGCAGCGTGGAAGAATAG
- a CDS encoding DUF350 domain-containing protein — translation MTATLESFRQGFPDFLLMTGTAGILLVLASTIYILLTPWKELALVRGGNGAAGLALSGAIAGLAIPIASCLASSLTLLDLLVWGVVALLLQLLTYRIIDMLLRDIPTRIQNDEAGAAIVLIAAKLAAAMILAAGLWDPNIGRV, via the coding sequence ATGACGGCAACGCTAGAATCTTTTCGCCAGGGCTTTCCTGATTTCCTGTTGATGACAGGGACTGCGGGGATCCTGCTCGTGCTGGCGAGCACGATTTACATTCTGCTCACGCCCTGGAAGGAATTGGCACTGGTGCGCGGCGGCAATGGCGCAGCGGGCCTCGCCTTGTCGGGCGCCATTGCGGGCCTGGCCATCCCGATCGCGTCTTGCCTGGCGTCGAGCCTGACCCTTCTGGACCTGCTGGTCTGGGGCGTCGTCGCCTTGCTTCTGCAATTGCTGACCTATCGCATTATCGACATGCTTCTGCGCGACATTCCAACCCGTATTCAGAATGACGAGGCCGGCGCCGCGATTGTTCTGATTGCTGCCAAGCTGGCCGCAGCGATGATTCTCGCTGCCGGACTTTGGGATCCGAATATCGGACGCGTTTAG
- a CDS encoding 3-hydroxybutyrate dehydrogenase yields the protein MLKGKTALVTGSTSGIGLGIAKSLAEQGADIVLSGLATEEEVEKLKSEFQDMYGVKAGFSGANLTDPDAIEGLMGYVARDFGGADILVNNAGVQHVSPIEDFPVNRWDLIIALNLSAAFHTTRMAIAGMKEKGWGRIINTASAHALVASPYKSAYVAAKHGIAGLTKVVALEGAEHGVRCNAICPGYVYTPLVEGQVADTAKARGITEEEVKRDVLLAAQPTKEFVTTEQIGAFAAFLCSPGGDGINGAILSMDGGWVAQ from the coding sequence ATGCTCAAAGGAAAAACGGCTTTGGTCACGGGGTCGACCAGCGGGATTGGGCTTGGCATCGCAAAATCGCTTGCAGAACAGGGGGCTGACATCGTTTTGAGCGGCCTCGCGACCGAAGAAGAGGTCGAGAAGCTGAAATCTGAATTTCAGGACATGTATGGCGTGAAAGCCGGGTTCTCTGGCGCGAATCTGACAGATCCCGACGCTATTGAAGGTCTTATGGGATATGTGGCGCGCGATTTTGGCGGCGCGGACATCCTCGTCAACAATGCAGGAGTTCAGCACGTTTCCCCGATCGAGGATTTTCCCGTCAACCGCTGGGACCTGATCATTGCGCTCAATCTGTCAGCCGCGTTTCACACCACGCGCATGGCGATTGCGGGCATGAAAGAGAAAGGGTGGGGCCGCATCATCAATACCGCGTCCGCGCATGCGCTTGTCGCGTCGCCGTACAAGTCCGCTTATGTCGCCGCCAAGCACGGGATTGCGGGTCTGACCAAGGTCGTGGCGCTTGAAGGGGCCGAACATGGCGTCCGCTGCAATGCGATCTGCCCGGGCTATGTCTACACACCGCTGGTCGAAGGACAGGTGGCAGATACAGCCAAAGCGCGCGGCATTACCGAAGAGGAAGTCAAACGCGATGTCTTGCTGGCAGCGCAGCCGACCAAGGAGTTCGTCACCACCGAACAGATCGGCGCCTTCGCCGCCTTCCTCTGTTCGCCAGGCGGCGATGGGATCAATGGCGCGATACTCAGCATGGACGGCGGCTGGGTTGCGCAATAA
- a CDS encoding phytanoyl-CoA dioxygenase family protein: MTQRHTTAQVDQWLRDGAILLDQFLAPDEIQPCFEDMRLLYGDRAPEISKTRRDDHRGQVGTFSFDQFRNNEDMPFNCSPALNLIGLHPALIAMAKAALGTDDVHLYQSHTWAKYTGAADYEQPFHCDFKNHTLTVPSEDAMGRTINFMIYLTDVTEDHGAIAYVPLPDSDPITGPNRAMFLDTDVETQERLQQVEKRGVGKAGSVFAYGIDVYHRGMNLIVPDGYRYTLTASYKAAGNDMIGWSAWPHAFLKPWHLVINNATPEQLACLGVPRPGDAFWTERTLERAQLRWPDWDLSAYRQAIAAIA, encoded by the coding sequence ATGACGCAAAGACACACGACCGCGCAGGTGGATCAATGGCTTCGCGACGGGGCGATTTTACTGGATCAATTCCTCGCCCCGGACGAGATTCAGCCCTGTTTCGAGGATATGCGATTGCTGTATGGCGATCGTGCACCTGAGATCTCGAAAACGCGCAGGGATGATCATCGTGGCCAGGTCGGAACGTTCAGTTTCGATCAGTTCCGCAATAATGAGGACATGCCGTTCAATTGTTCCCCGGCGCTCAATCTGATCGGTCTGCATCCGGCTCTGATCGCAATGGCGAAAGCGGCTCTCGGGACGGATGATGTCCACCTCTATCAGTCGCACACCTGGGCAAAATATACCGGCGCGGCGGACTATGAGCAGCCGTTTCACTGCGATTTCAAGAACCATACGCTCACCGTGCCGTCAGAAGACGCAATGGGGCGGACGATCAATTTCATGATCTATCTGACCGATGTGACCGAAGATCACGGCGCGATCGCCTATGTGCCGCTGCCAGATAGTGACCCGATCACCGGCCCCAACCGCGCCATGTTCCTGGACACAGATGTCGAGACGCAGGAACGCCTGCAACAGGTCGAAAAACGCGGCGTCGGCAAGGCCGGGTCGGTCTTTGCTTATGGGATCGACGTCTATCACCGCGGCATGAACCTGATCGTGCCGGATGGGTATCGATACACCCTGACCGCCAGTTACAAGGCCGCTGGAAACGACATGATTGGCTGGTCCGCCTGGCCGCATGCTTTCCTGAAACCCTGGCATCTGGTCATCAACAATGCGACGCCGGAACAGCTGGCCTGCCTCGGCGTGCCGCGCCCGGGGGATGCATTCTGGACAGAGCGGACGCTCGAGCGCGCGCAGCTCCGCTGGCCGGACTGGGATCTGAGCGCATACAGGCAGGCGATCGCTGCGATAGCTTGA
- a CDS encoding adenylosuccinate synthase, with protein sequence MAGVVVVGAQWGDEGKGKIVDWLSHRADVVARFQGGHNAGHTLVIDGTTYKLNLLPSGVVRGGKLSVIGNGVVVDPWQLLSELEGMEKAGISLTPDDLLLAETACLILPWHRDLDAAREGAASDKAKIGTTKRGIGPAYEDKVGRRAIRVADLADENALDQKLERLMAHHAPLRTGLGLDKPDVAALKAELMAIAPKVLAFAGPAWKVLGESQKLGRRILFEGAQGVMLDVDHGTYPFVTSSNVVSGQAAAGTGLGPRAVSYVLGLAKAYTTRVGTGPFPTELFDEIGQGLGERGHEFGTVTGRARRCGWFDAVMVRQACAVSGVDGLALTKLDVLDGMEEIKVCTGYKLGDEVLDYLPATAAAQEAVEPIYESMPGWSDSTRGARSWNDLPAEAVKYVRRLEELVGKPCALVSTSPEREDVILMRDPFEQR encoded by the coding sequence ATGGCAGGTGTTGTGGTTGTCGGCGCTCAATGGGGCGATGAAGGCAAAGGCAAGATTGTGGATTGGCTGTCGCATCGCGCCGACGTTGTGGCGCGGTTTCAGGGCGGGCATAATGCCGGCCATACGTTGGTCATTGATGGCACCACCTACAAGCTGAACCTGTTGCCATCCGGCGTCGTCCGGGGCGGCAAGCTGTCGGTCATCGGCAATGGTGTTGTGGTCGATCCATGGCAGCTCTTGTCCGAGCTTGAGGGCATGGAGAAAGCCGGCATCTCGCTCACGCCGGATGATTTGCTGCTGGCCGAAACGGCTTGCCTCATCCTGCCCTGGCACCGTGACCTTGATGCCGCGCGCGAAGGCGCCGCCAGTGACAAGGCCAAGATCGGCACGACCAAGCGCGGGATCGGTCCCGCCTATGAAGACAAGGTCGGTCGCCGCGCCATCCGCGTGGCGGACCTCGCCGATGAGAATGCGCTAGACCAGAAGCTCGAGCGGTTGATGGCGCACCATGCGCCGCTGCGCACCGGGCTCGGCCTCGACAAGCCTGATGTTGCGGCGTTGAAAGCGGAGCTGATGGCGATCGCTCCGAAAGTGCTGGCCTTTGCAGGCCCCGCCTGGAAAGTGCTCGGCGAAAGCCAGAAGCTCGGCCGACGCATCCTGTTTGAGGGCGCGCAAGGCGTCATGCTCGACGTCGATCACGGCACCTATCCATTCGTGACCTCTTCCAATGTGGTGTCCGGGCAAGCCGCCGCTGGAACCGGGCTCGGGCCTCGCGCGGTCAGCTATGTGCTGGGCCTCGCCAAGGCCTATACGACGCGGGTCGGCACCGGGCCGTTCCCGACCGAGCTGTTTGACGAGATCGGCCAGGGACTGGGCGAACGCGGACACGAATTCGGCACGGTCACCGGGCGGGCGCGTCGGTGCGGCTGGTTTGATGCGGTCATGGTTCGTCAGGCCTGCGCGGTATCCGGCGTCGATGGCCTGGCGCTGACCAAGCTCGACGTGTTGGACGGGATGGAAGAGATCAAGGTCTGCACCGGCTACAAGCTTGGCGATGAAGTGCTGGACTATCTGCCCGCCACAGCGGCGGCGCAGGAAGCGGTCGAGCCGATCTATGAAAGCATGCCAGGCTGGAGTGACTCCACTCGCGGGGCCCGGTCCTGGAACGATCTGCCTGCCGAGGCGGTCAAATATGTCCGCCGCCTGGAAGAGCTGGTTGGCAAACCGTGCGCGCTGGTCTCGACCTCACCGGAGCGCGAAGACGTCATCCTGATGCGCGATCCGTTCGAACAGCGTTAG
- a CDS encoding lysophospholipid acyltransferase family protein: MEEAPKLSYAAYFDHPLKRGMVRTIERLSGQPYLQKLYETYRENLADEPFFAAAVKLLNLDVEFSSARLAQIPESGPLVVVANHPFGVLDGLLVSWLISLRRKDFKVLTNAVLDGAPEAREWLLPIDFAPTKEAQATNIATRAECLDRLNAGECIIIFPAGGVSTSPTPFARAAVDDTWKPFTAKLITRSQAQVTPVFFEGQNSRLFQWASHVSIELRLALIFREVKRRVGTAIPVHIGETLTPETLANAGKRHELMNFLRDQTYGMAPTAQQAAIAKAQARFEASKPAIFH; the protein is encoded by the coding sequence ATGGAGGAGGCCCCGAAGCTTTCATATGCAGCGTATTTCGACCATCCGCTGAAACGCGGCATGGTCCGCACAATTGAGCGCCTGTCGGGCCAGCCTTATTTGCAGAAACTGTACGAGACCTATCGCGAGAATCTCGCCGACGAGCCCTTCTTCGCGGCGGCGGTGAAATTGCTCAATCTCGACGTTGAGTTCAGTTCTGCGCGTCTGGCTCAAATTCCAGAATCCGGGCCGCTCGTCGTCGTCGCCAATCATCCCTTTGGCGTCCTGGACGGCTTACTGGTCTCCTGGCTGATTTCGCTTCGCCGCAAGGATTTCAAGGTTCTGACCAATGCCGTCCTGGACGGTGCGCCCGAAGCCCGCGAATGGCTGCTGCCGATCGATTTCGCGCCCACCAAGGAGGCCCAGGCCACCAATATAGCGACCCGCGCAGAATGCCTCGATCGCCTGAACGCGGGCGAGTGTATCATCATCTTTCCCGCGGGCGGCGTATCCACCTCGCCGACGCCGTTTGCTCGCGCCGCCGTCGACGATACCTGGAAGCCGTTCACGGCAAAGCTGATCACGCGCAGCCAGGCGCAGGTCACGCCGGTCTTCTTCGAAGGCCAGAATTCGCGCCTGTTTCAGTGGGCGAGCCACGTCTCGATCGAGCTTCGCCTGGCGCTGATCTTTCGGGAAGTGAAACGCCGGGTCGGAACGGCGATTCCGGTCCACATTGGCGAGACGCTGACGCCTGAAACCCTGGCCAATGCCGGAAAACGCCATGAGTTGATGAACTTCCTGAGAGATCAGACCTATGGCATGGCCCCCACGGCGCAACAGGCGGCGATCGCCAAGGCACAGGCCCGGTTCGAAGCCTCCAAACCGGCGATTTTTCACTGA
- a CDS encoding J domain-containing protein has product MDDGYKYRPKFTDIRVKPPADETSREKAAKTRICEHPSCDLAGEHPAPKQFGDGKHWFCKRHAAEYNKSFNFFDTMNEEQLKAFNENARYGFKQTWKFGAGPMGGDKAGKAHDPRTWRGSEFFEDAATAREQRRANRSATGVAKRALAELDLEPDAKAPEIRARYAEYVRRFHPDSNSGDRSSEEKLARVIRAGKTLKAAGLMKD; this is encoded by the coding sequence CCCAAGTTCACCGATATAAGGGTGAAGCCGCCGGCCGACGAGACCTCGCGTGAAAAAGCCGCAAAAACAAGGATTTGCGAACACCCCAGCTGCGATCTGGCGGGTGAACACCCAGCGCCAAAGCAGTTCGGTGATGGCAAGCACTGGTTCTGCAAGCGTCATGCAGCCGAGTACAATAAGAGTTTCAATTTCTTCGACACGATGAATGAAGAACAATTGAAGGCCTTCAACGAGAACGCACGCTACGGGTTCAAACAGACCTGGAAGTTCGGCGCCGGTCCGATGGGCGGCGACAAGGCCGGAAAAGCGCATGATCCGCGCACCTGGCGCGGCTCGGAATTCTTCGAGGATGCCGCCACTGCCCGCGAACAGCGTCGCGCCAACCGGTCCGCCACCGGCGTTGCCAAACGGGCGCTGGCTGAGCTTGATCTCGAGCCTGATGCCAAGGCGCCGGAGATCCGCGCGCGGTACGCCGAATATGTCCGCCGCTTCCATCCGGACTCGAATAGCGGCGATCGATCCTCGGAGGAAAAACTGGCCCGCGTGATCCGTGCTGGTAAGACCCTCAAGGCCGCTGGCTTGATGAAAGACTGA